In a single window of the Pedococcus dokdonensis genome:
- the def gene encoding peptide deformylase, with product MSIQNIRLFGDPVLRTPAEPVVDFDRELRQLVKDLTETMVDAPGAGLAAPQIGVGLRVFTYWVDGELGHLVNPDLDLSSEQQEGEEGCLSFPGLRFETPRALRTVAKGFNQFGEPVVVEGSALLARCLQHETDHLDGILFIDRMDREQRKVAMKAIREAQWAGGPAPVVKVSPHATFGRGM from the coding sequence GTGTCGATCCAGAACATCCGCCTCTTCGGCGACCCGGTGCTGAGGACCCCTGCCGAACCGGTCGTCGACTTCGACCGTGAGCTGCGCCAGCTCGTCAAGGACCTGACCGAGACGATGGTCGATGCCCCCGGTGCGGGCCTTGCGGCTCCCCAGATCGGCGTCGGGTTGCGGGTCTTCACCTACTGGGTCGACGGCGAGCTGGGCCACCTGGTGAACCCGGACCTCGATCTCTCGAGCGAGCAGCAGGAGGGGGAGGAGGGCTGTCTGTCCTTCCCGGGGCTGCGGTTCGAGACTCCGCGCGCGCTGCGCACGGTGGCCAAGGGCTTCAACCAGTTCGGTGAGCCGGTCGTCGTCGAGGGGTCTGCGCTGCTGGCCCGTTGCCTCCAGCACGAGACCGACCACCTCGACGGCATCCTCTTCATCGACCGGATGGACCGCGAGCAGCGCAAGGTCGCGATGAAGGCGATCCGCGAGGCGCAGTGGGCGGGTGGACCGGCACCGGTCGTCAAGGTCAGCCCGCACGCGACCTTCGGCCGGGGCATGTGA
- the fmt gene encoding methionyl-tRNA formyltransferase gives MRLVFAGTPAPAVPSLDALVASEHEVVAVVTRPDARAGRGRGLAASPVRRRAEELGIEVLTPDRPRDPDFLDRLRALAPDACPVVAYGALIPQVALDIPRHGWVNLHFSLLPAWRGAAPVQHAVMAGDEVTGASTFLIEAGLDTGPVFGVMTERVRPRDTAGDLLERLAQGGAGLLLATMDGLADGSLTGVPQSPDGVSLAPKLEVADAEVRWDRPAVAVDRQVRGCTPSPGAWTTFRGARVKLAPVLPEPGEGSSYAGPVLAPGELAAGKRTVHVGTAGGVVQLTTVQPHGKKEMAAADWARGVRIDTGERFSHE, from the coding sequence ATGCGGCTGGTCTTCGCCGGCACCCCCGCTCCAGCGGTTCCCTCCCTGGACGCCCTCGTCGCCTCGGAGCACGAGGTGGTGGCGGTGGTGACCCGGCCCGACGCCCGCGCCGGGCGGGGTCGTGGCCTTGCGGCGTCCCCGGTGCGGCGGCGTGCCGAGGAGCTCGGGATCGAGGTGCTGACGCCGGACCGCCCCCGCGACCCCGACTTCCTCGACCGACTGCGCGCACTCGCCCCTGACGCGTGCCCGGTCGTGGCCTACGGCGCGCTCATCCCGCAGGTGGCGCTCGACATCCCCCGGCACGGCTGGGTCAACCTGCACTTCTCGCTGCTCCCTGCGTGGCGGGGTGCGGCACCGGTGCAGCACGCGGTGATGGCCGGTGACGAGGTGACCGGGGCGTCGACCTTCCTGATCGAGGCCGGGCTCGACACCGGCCCGGTCTTCGGCGTGATGACCGAACGGGTCCGCCCGCGCGACACCGCGGGCGACCTCCTCGAACGGCTGGCGCAGGGCGGGGCGGGTCTCCTGCTCGCCACCATGGACGGGTTGGCCGACGGCTCCCTGACTGGCGTGCCGCAGTCGCCCGACGGCGTGTCCCTCGCCCCGAAGCTCGAGGTCGCCGACGCGGAGGTCCGGTGGGACCGCCCAGCCGTCGCCGTCGACCGCCAGGTGCGCGGCTGCACTCCGTCGCCGGGCGCCTGGACCACCTTCCGGGGTGCCCGGGTGAAGCTCGCCCCGGTGCTGCCCGAGCCGGGTGAGGGCTCGTCGTACGCCGGCCCGGTCCTGGCGCCCGGTGAGCTGGCCGCCGGGAAGCGGACCGTCCACGTCGGGACGGCGGGCGGGGTGGTGCAGCTGACCACGGTGCAGCCGCATGGCAAGAAGGAGATGGCCGCGGCCGACTGGGCCCGTGGTGTGCGGATCGACACGGGAGAGCGGTTCAGCCATGAGTGA
- a CDS encoding LLM class flavin-dependent oxidoreductase, with product MSTPALSVLDLVPVRQDQSTGDALAATRSLARVADEHGYRRYWLAEHHNMPAVAATNPPVLIAMVAAATERIRVGSGGVMLPNHAPLVVAEQFALLEAAHPGRIDLGIGRAPGTDPVTSYALRHGAGGVEADAVARFPQYVDDVISLMSTEGVGIRVGGDVRPLNATPRAQSVPDVWLLGSSDYSARLAAERGLPYVFAHHFSGRGTAEALELYRSGYTPSAAHPTPRTFLTLNVVVAPTQAEADRLVLPNLASMVALRTGGPLAPQLLVEQAEERGIADSHRALADEMRSRWVVGTPESAAEQVRALAAEHAVDEVMVHPVAGALTGTPADHAPAREATLALLAEALGARPA from the coding sequence GTGAGCACCCCCGCCCTGTCCGTCCTCGACCTCGTCCCCGTCCGCCAGGACCAGAGCACCGGCGACGCGCTCGCCGCCACCCGGTCCCTCGCGCGAGTGGCGGACGAGCACGGCTACCGCCGCTACTGGCTGGCCGAGCACCACAACATGCCCGCCGTGGCTGCGACCAACCCACCGGTGCTGATCGCCATGGTCGCCGCCGCCACCGAGCGGATCCGGGTCGGTTCCGGCGGGGTGATGCTGCCGAACCACGCCCCGCTGGTGGTGGCCGAGCAGTTCGCGCTGCTCGAGGCGGCCCATCCTGGTCGGATCGACCTCGGCATCGGACGCGCTCCGGGCACCGATCCGGTCACGAGCTATGCGCTGCGGCACGGCGCGGGGGGAGTGGAGGCCGACGCGGTCGCGCGGTTCCCGCAGTACGTCGACGACGTCATCTCGCTGATGTCGACCGAGGGAGTCGGGATCCGCGTGGGCGGTGACGTCCGCCCACTCAACGCAACCCCGCGCGCTCAGTCCGTGCCCGACGTGTGGCTGCTCGGTTCGTCGGACTACTCGGCCCGGCTCGCCGCCGAGCGCGGCCTTCCGTACGTCTTCGCCCACCACTTCTCGGGTCGTGGCACGGCGGAGGCGCTCGAGCTCTATCGCAGCGGCTACACGCCGAGCGCGGCGCACCCCACCCCACGCACCTTCCTCACGCTCAACGTCGTCGTCGCCCCCACCCAGGCGGAGGCCGACCGCCTGGTGCTGCCCAACCTCGCCTCGATGGTGGCGCTGCGCACCGGCGGGCCGCTGGCCCCACAGCTGCTCGTCGAACAGGCCGAGGAGCGCGGCATCGCCGACTCGCACCGCGCGCTGGCTGACGAGATGCGGTCCCGCTGGGTGGTGGGCACGCCGGAGTCGGCGGCTGAGCAGGTCCGCGCCCTGGCGGCCGAGCACGCCGTCGACGAGGTGATGGTGCACCCCGTCGCCGGTGCCCTCACGGGCACGCCAGCCGACCACGCCCCTGCGCGGGAGGCGACGCTCGCCCTGCTGGCCGAGGCGCTCGGCGCGCGGCCCGCCTGA
- a CDS encoding RsmB/NOP family class I SAM-dependent RNA methyltransferase, whose protein sequence is MSEQRDPGGKPGGRRNAKGRQRPERVHGGRERSAQRPSERNRGGDPQRLAAYTVLRAVADGAYANLELPKVLRDRGIHGRDAAFTTELVYGAIRMHGLYDPVIAVAAGRPVAKIDPNVLDTLRLGVHQLLAMRVPTHAAVDETVGLARKVNGAGAAGFVNAVMRRVSERDLDAWLAEVVPTGELTARLAVEQSHPEWIVKALRAALLGHGAATPDTVDTELTTLVRSDNDPAKVTLVARPGLATVRELVEAGATPAPLSPVGAVLEGGDPGGIPAVREGRAAVQDEGSQLLALALARVPVEAEGTEQWLDLCAGPGGKAGLLAALALEAGADLTANEVSEHRTELVRQTLRPASKRARDEGRSLVVRTGDGRRVGEDEPGRYHRVLVDAPCTGLGALRRRPEARWRRIPADLADLGRLQRELLASAIDATAQGGVIAYATCSPHLAETTFVVGDVTKRRSDVELIDARAMLSGADGAPVAVPGPGPTVQLWPHLHGTDGMFLALLRKLA, encoded by the coding sequence ATGAGTGAGCAGCGTGATCCCGGGGGAAAGCCAGGTGGGCGGCGCAACGCCAAGGGCCGCCAGCGCCCCGAGCGGGTGCACGGGGGCCGGGAGCGCTCGGCGCAGCGACCGAGTGAGCGCAACCGTGGAGGGGATCCACAGCGGCTCGCCGCCTACACCGTCCTGCGTGCGGTCGCGGACGGCGCCTATGCCAACCTCGAGCTGCCCAAGGTGCTGCGCGACCGGGGGATCCACGGCCGCGACGCGGCCTTCACGACCGAGCTGGTCTACGGCGCGATCCGGATGCACGGCCTCTACGACCCGGTGATCGCCGTGGCTGCCGGTCGACCCGTCGCCAAGATCGACCCGAACGTGCTCGACACCCTGCGTCTCGGGGTGCACCAGCTCCTCGCGATGCGGGTGCCGACCCACGCCGCGGTCGACGAGACGGTGGGTCTGGCCCGCAAGGTCAACGGCGCCGGTGCGGCGGGTTTCGTCAACGCCGTCATGCGCAGGGTCAGTGAACGCGACCTCGACGCGTGGCTCGCCGAGGTCGTGCCGACCGGCGAGCTCACCGCGCGGCTGGCCGTGGAGCAGTCCCACCCCGAGTGGATCGTCAAGGCCCTCCGGGCGGCGCTGCTGGGCCACGGTGCGGCGACGCCCGACACCGTCGACACCGAGCTCACCACGCTGGTCAGGTCGGACAACGACCCCGCCAAGGTCACGCTCGTCGCGCGCCCCGGGCTGGCGACCGTCCGCGAGCTGGTCGAGGCCGGCGCGACCCCCGCACCCCTGTCCCCGGTCGGCGCCGTGCTCGAGGGCGGCGACCCTGGCGGCATACCGGCGGTGCGGGAGGGACGCGCCGCGGTCCAGGACGAGGGCTCGCAGCTGCTGGCCCTCGCGCTCGCCCGCGTGCCCGTCGAGGCAGAGGGCACCGAGCAGTGGCTGGACCTCTGCGCCGGCCCGGGCGGCAAGGCCGGGCTGCTCGCCGCCCTGGCCCTGGAGGCCGGTGCCGACCTCACCGCCAACGAGGTCAGCGAGCACCGGACCGAGCTGGTCCGCCAGACCCTGCGTCCCGCGTCGAAGCGGGCGCGGGACGAGGGACGGTCGCTCGTGGTGCGCACCGGGGACGGGCGGCGGGTGGGGGAGGACGAGCCCGGCCGCTACCACCGGGTGCTCGTCGACGCACCGTGCACGGGGCTCGGCGCGCTGCGCCGCCGACCCGAGGCGCGCTGGCGGCGCATTCCGGCGGACCTCGCTGACCTGGGCCGGCTCCAGCGCGAGCTGTTGGCGTCGGCGATCGATGCCACCGCCCAGGGTGGGGTGATCGCCTACGCCACGTGCAGCCCGCACCTCGCCGAGACCACCTTCGTCGTGGGAGACGTGACCAAGCGTCGCAGTGACGTCGAGCTGATCGACGCGCGGGCGATGCTCAGCGGTGCGGATGGTGCCCCGGTGGCCGTGCCTGGGCCTGGGCCGACCGTGCAGCTGTGGCCGCACCTGCACGGCACCGACGGGATGTTCCTGGCGTTGCTGCGCAAGCTCGCCTGA